The following nucleotide sequence is from uncultured Draconibacterium sp..
CGGAAGATGATGGTAAGTCGATATCCATACCGGCGATTAATCCAAGTTTTGCCGCATCTTGTGGAGTTTCCGCCATGTGGTGAAATTCTTCCAGACGTTTTATGTCGTTATAATCCGAAACAATAACGCCTTTAAATCCCCAGGTATCTCGCAACAAATCAGTTAGCAGCCATTTATTCCCATGTGCTGCTACTCCGCCAACTTCGCAATGCGATGCCATCATTCCCAATGCATTGGTTTGTTCCACAACAGCTTTAAACGGCGGTAAAATTTCATCGTGTAAAACTTTAGTATCGATAGGTGTAGCAGCGAAATTTCTACCACCTTCCACCTGACCATATCCGGCAAAATGTTTTGGCGATGAAATGATATGTGTTAACCCGGGATTACCTTCGCTTCCCCCCTGCAAACCCGAAATAATTGCAAGTGCCATTTGCGTAGTCAAATAGGTATCCTCGCCATAAGTTTCTTCAATTCGTCCCCAGCGCGGGTCTCTGCCAATGTCGAGGACAGGAGTATGTGCTTCGTGACCTCCTCTGGCTCTGGCTTCACGGCCAATTACATCAAATACTTCGTTTAGCAATTCCGGGTTCCAGCTGCATGCCATGGCAAGTGGCGTAGGAAAAACAGTAGAATTATGCCCTGCATGACCGTGTAAACATTCGGTACCAATAATGGCAGGTATCCCCAGGCGTGTTTTTTCTTTCAAAAATTTCTGGAGACTGTTGACCATTGAAACACTTTGTTCTGGCCCGCGTTGGTCGAAGGTGTTTTCAATAAAACCAATACCATTTTTTATCTGCTCTTCAATCGACTTCTCAATGGGTTCTACGCCCTCTTCAACTGCAGCCGATTTTCGTATTGTTGCAGCATTCAATTGCATGGCTTTTTCTTCCAATGTCATTTTCGATAACAGGTCATCAATCCGATCATCGATACTTGCATTTGCGTTAAGATAAGTTGCTTCACCTCCCGTTGATGATGTTTTATCGGAGTTGATGTTATTTTTCTGACATCCGAAAAGGATAATTACCAGTAAAATAAGAAGTTGATTCTTCATTGTGTCAATATTACTTGTTTGTTGATGTATATTCAATTTGATAATTTCCAGAACCTAAAATCAGCATTGTTTTATTCTGAATTTCAGTATTATTTTCTGCCTGAAATTTATCCCAACCAGTTCCGTTAATTTTTAAAGTAAGCCGCTCCTTTTCTGAAATTTCAACCCTTGCTTTTGTGTTAAATGGTACGTTTAATCGCATAGAAATAGTTGAGTCGATTTGTTCCCAACTGTTATGAATAGTACCATAAGATGTTGGAATATTTACGGTTGTATTTGTAATGCTTTCAGGCGAGATTGGATTCACCGAAAACTCTTTGTAACCAGGTTTGTCGTAAGTTGATTTTATTCCTCCCAACGATTCGTAGAAGTAAGCTGCAAAACCACTGTGCATGGGATGATTTAGCGAATTGGTTAATCCCTCCATTTCGTCCCAGTAAAACTGACGTTCGGGCCAGGTGGTAAAGCCGTAATTCATTACATAAGTTTGGCTCGGGAAGGTTGGCGTTGTTAGTATTTGATACGCCAAATCTGCATGTCCATATTTGTTCAGAACGGTGTAAATGTATCTGTTGCCATGAATACCTGTAGCATGATGTCCTCCTTTTACTGCCTCGATATTGTATTTTAAACCGTTCACTACCGATGCTATTTTATCTTCTGGAACCATGCCAAATTGCAAAGCCATTACCGTAGCTGTTTGGCTTCCATACCAATAATAATTCACCAGTGGAATATTTTCCAAATAAACCGAATTAAAAGCGTCAAAGAGTTCTTGCTTTTCTTTTTTCATTTTTTGTTGAAATTCAACATCATCATTCATTTCAGCAAAATATTCCATTACGCCCAAAACATCGTAGAAATAGGCATTGGCTGAAACAACCGGATGGCATTCCATCGCATCCGGATTTTGACGTCTGTCCCAGCGTGGCGGGCACCAATCTCCCATGCCGTTGTCAATAATTCCTTTTTCGTTTTTAAAAGAAAGGTAATAGTTGGTCAATTCTTTCATATCCTTGTAATACTCGGTTACAATCGAAGAATCGCCATAATAAATGTAGTTGTACCAAGGCAAATACATGGTTGCCACTCCCCAATCAAGTTTTGCAATTGTTGAGGTACGTTTACCGGGAGCAATCATGGTGGGTACGTTGAATTGTTCGTTCGTATTTTCGCCTTTTGTTGGACGCATCTGAGTACGAATATCCTCCATGTATTTTTTGTAAAAATTGGCTAAATCGTAGGTATACAAAGCATATTCGCCAAATGCATGAGCATCGCCCAGCCAACCGCATTTTTCGCGGTGCGGACAATCTTCCGGAATACCATGCAGGTTATCCACAATGGTCCAGCGGCTAATGGTATCCATTTTATTGAGTAATGGATCGGAGCACACAAAATTCCCTTTTTGCTCCACATCGGTGGCTACTAAAACTGCTTTAATAGTATTTGCATCAGGCTTGGTTGAAACGCCTGTAATTTGAGCGTAACGAAAACCATGATACGAAAACTTTGGCTCCCAGGTTTCCGGTCCGTCGCCCTTGCAAATGTATTTTAAAAGCTGTGGCATTCCATTGGCTCCTCCACCCGTTGTGCCCGGGTAAATATTATCGCCACTTTGCGTTAACGCTTCGGTTGGAATAATTTCAATAACCTGCCCGGTTTTTTCGTTTACGGTAATTTGCACCCAGCCGGCTATATTTTGGCCAAAATCAATAATCCAATTTCCGGTAATTGGAGACTTGAATACGCGTTTAGGCGGAAGTTCTTTCAATCTGCGAATTGGTGGCATTTCCTGAATACTAATTTTATTCAGTTTAGGCGATATGGTTTTCGCTTTCGTCCATTTTGAATCGTTGTAAGCAACAGTATTCCAGCCCTCAATTTCGAAACGGGCATCATACGTTTCGCCGCCATAAACATTATCGAAAACTATTGGTCCTGTTGAATTTTTCCAGTTCTCGTCGGTGGTAAATTCAGCCTGTGTTCCATCGGTATACGTTAGCTGTACCAACAAACGCGCTGCAGGAGTTCCATATGCCATATCGCGCTCCGATTCCGGGTCGTTTTTCCACGAAATGCTTTGTCCGTAAAAACCATTACCAACGATAAGACCAAGCGCATTTTCTCCCTTTTTTAATTGATTGGTAACATCGTAGGCCACATAATACGCTTGTTTGTCGTAATTCGATGGAGCCGGGTCTAAAACGTGGTCGCCTGTTTTTTCGCCATTTATGTATAACTCGTAATACCCCAAACCACAAACGTAGGCACGGGCATTTTTAATTTCTCTATTTGCAGTTATTTTGTTTCGGAAATAGCCAACCGGGTTACTGGTTACTCTGGCAGGTTTCTCCATTCTTCCGGTTTTGTAGTCACGAAACCGGTATTCCGATGTGCGTGTATTTTTCGATAAACAAATCCATTTGGCATCTCCCCAGTTGCTTTCGCTAATCAATCCTGTCTCGAAAGTATTAACCGGCGACCAGTCTGAAGCTTCACCTTTTTCGTCCCAGATTTTTACTTTCCACCAATATTTTTGGGTCGGATTCAGCTGTTCTCCTTTGTATTTTAGATGTGCCGATTGCGCACTTTCTACTTTTCCTGAATTCCAAAGATCAGCGTCATTTTCATTTAACCATTCCGGATTAGAAGCTACCAAAACCTGGTAGGCCGTTTGTTCCCGGTTAAAACCATCGGCATTTACAATCCAAGATAATAGTGGTTGTTCGTTATCAATAGCAATCGGATTTGTTTGGTAATTGCAGGTAAGCGATTGGAATTGCAAATTCTGGGCATGTGCGTATTTTGAAAATGTTAAAGTGGTGAGAGATAATAAGAATAAGAATATTAGGTTTTTCATTTCGGATTGGTATAAATATTTCTTCTTAGAGCAAGTATTATTATCGGTACAATTAATCGAGATTACTGAAATTGCCCCATGCAACTTTATCGCATTTACTAATTTGGAACGTGGGGCAATTTTGCCTGTAATATTTATCCCAGCGCTTCGCACAGGACTAATAGTTTGCACACCTTTGGTGCTGTGTCTAAAATCTGACAAAACATAGTTAGAATAAACCCTCCCCAAAAGGGAGGGTTCCTGTCTTAGTTAAACTAACTAAACCTTGTCCTACTAATTAAAATAACTTTGATAGTCTTTTATCTTGTTGACACTAAACTATAATTCGGTTAATTCGATTGTGAATTCTTCAAACTCCACATCTCTGTTTCTTATTACCAATGTGTCTTTTACAGCGTGGGTTTCATCGTTAACAGTATCAGTATACTGGTAATCTAAATAGATAACATCACGTTTTTCGCCACCCCATTCGTCACCATTTTCAACAAATTGGCCTGAACCAGAAACGTTATATGGATCATCTCCGAAACCAGTGACAACGCATGTTTCATCAGTACTAAATTTTAATTCAACATTCACATCTCCGGGACTAGTGAGATCTCCTCTTCGCACACGATTAGCATATGTTACATCATACCTACCACTCGTTGTTACATCAACTAACTCATCTTTCTCAACATATTCTGACCTATATGTAGAGGTAGTTGTCTCACCCAAATTATTTGTCATGACATCTACACCACGACGTAAATATTTCCCTTGAAATTTGTTCATGAATTTTATACCAAAAAGTGTATAATCTTTAGGGGCAGGATTCCAATCTGCATCCAATATTTTAACTGGATTATCTACAATAGGTACTCCCGTTAATAACGAATCCAGCTCTTCAAAACCCGTTATTTTTAACGGAATCACGTAATGCGTTTCGTTTTTTCCGGCAAAAGAAAGTGTGTCGTCAAAAAAGGCATCTTCCAGTTGAACAGAGATACGACCATTTACAGAACCTACCGGAATTGTAACAGAACCAGATTGTTCTATCGTGTAGTAGGATTCAGGCAATACCTGCACATTTACAGAATCTACTCCCAGGATATTGGCATCTATTAATTCCGGAGCCAATTCAAAATACACTTTTCGATTTATATTATTTTCAAAAACGCCAGACATCACTACACCTATTTCAAAGCGTCCGTTGTTGTCGTTATCGTTAAAACCCAAATCATATTTTCCTAAAACCAAAGTTCTAGCAGGTCTTTGGTAAGGGAAAAAGACTGAAGTAGTATCAAAATCCCGTACCGCAAACTCCTGATTTTCACAAGCCATAAGACTCAGAATCAAAGCGGAAATTATAACTAATTTTAATTTCATGTTATCTAATTTTAATTTTTTAAATTATGCAATTACCATCCAGCATTTTGTTCTAACTCCGGAAACTTTAAAATTTCATCGTTAGGAATAGGCATATAAGTAGCAAATGATTGATAATTCCTTGTCTCAACAGATATACCTAAATCATAATCGGTTCCATCAAAGAAAGCCCCTTCAACTGTTTCATTTAAAGACAATCCCCATCTTCTTAAGTCCCAAAATCTGTGGCCTTCAAAACTCAACTCTATGCGTCGCTCATTTCTAATTAGTTCTCGCATAGCTTCTTTTGATGTAACAGATGCTAAATAATCATCAGGTTGAGCAAGCCCTGCTCTTTCTCTTATTGCGGCAATAACATCACGTGCAGACATCCCGTTAATCACCTGGTCAGGACCACCAACTTCATTAGCTGCTTCGGCAAATATTAGAAACAACTCTGTATATCTGAAATAAACATCGTAGTGTCTTTGATCAACTGTAGAGCCATCATCATTCAACCTTACGTCAGGACGTAATAACTTTTTAAGGTAATAACCTGTTCTTGTTGAATACTCAGGAATGGAATCTAATCTATCAATTCCTCCTCCAACACCAGTATTAATAGTTCCTCCTCCAAAAGAGCTTCCATTTAGCACTACAAACTCAGCTAATCTGGGATCTCTGTTAGCATAAGGATTTTGTGGATCATAACCATTATCCTCTGTTGCAGGGAATCCGCTTAGCATAGGGAATGCGTCTACAAAATTTTGTGAAGGATTGATTTCTCCATTGCCATTTACAGAAGGCGGAAACATACGGCTCTCCATACCTGAATTTGGGCCTCCGATAGTACCTCTCCAAATCATTTCGGCATCATCATTTTCGTCGTAGGCTTTGTAATAATCAACACCATTACCAGCCAAGCCAGGAACACCTCCTATAGTATTCAATAATTCACTTGCATCGGTTGCAGCCATATTGTAATAACCCTGATCATTTAAAAATGATGGGCTCGCTGCGAAAAGTGCCAAACGGGCTTTTAACGCTCTCACTATTCTACCCGAGATTCGTAAATTATAACGAGAACCATTAACAACGTCGTATTTATCAAAATCATAGTTTGTATACAATGGGTCTACATCTCCCTCACTTAAACCATAGTCTGTTGGTAATAAATCAAGTGCAGCATCAAAATCTGCCATAATGGCTTCAACAGTAGCTTCGAATGATAAACGAGGTGTATTAAAATCACCATCAGCCTCTATAAACGTAGTTATATAGGGTACTCCTAACAACTCACCAGAAGTACCTACACCCGCATGTGCCTGTAAT
It contains:
- a CDS encoding RagB/SusD family nutrient uptake outer membrane protein, yielding MKNLIKYIVIMSVFTAIVSCESLLDPIDENRLDYDFVSSDPASAEGILLNGYSRLVDQFTFIDAATDDAVNNQLDNNFKRMALGELNAQFNPASRWNNFESILWVNKFLEIIEAGEIVWTSDEQMNEMFYLRMEGEALALRGLHHFYALQAHAGVGTSGELLGVPYITTFIEADGDFNTPRLSFEATVEAIMADFDAALDLLPTDYGLSEGDVDPLYTNYDFDKYDVVNGSRYNLRISGRIVRALKARLALFAASPSFLNDQGYYNMAATDASELLNTIGGVPGLAGNGVDYYKAYDENDDAEMIWRGTIGGPNSGMESRMFPPSVNGNGEINPSQNFVDAFPMLSGFPATEDNGYDPQNPYANRDPRLAEFVVLNGSSFGGGTINTGVGGGIDRLDSIPEYSTRTGYYLKKLLRPDVRLNDDGSTVDQRHYDVYFRYTELFLIFAEAANEVGGPDQVINGMSARDVIAAIRERAGLAQPDDYLASVTSKEAMRELIRNERRIELSFEGHRFWDLRRWGLSLNETVEGAFFDGTDYDLGISVETRNYQSFATYMPIPNDEILKFPELEQNAGW
- a CDS encoding DUF5627 domain-containing protein, encoding MKLKLVIISALILSLMACENQEFAVRDFDTTSVFFPYQRPARTLVLGKYDLGFNDNDNNGRFEIGVVMSGVFENNINRKVYFELAPELIDANILGVDSVNVQVLPESYYTIEQSGSVTIPVGSVNGRISVQLEDAFFDDTLSFAGKNETHYVIPLKITGFEELDSLLTGVPIVDNPVKILDADWNPAPKDYTLFGIKFMNKFQGKYLRRGVDVMTNNLGETTTSTYRSEYVEKDELVDVTTSGRYDVTYANRVRRGDLTSPGDVNVELKFSTDETCVVTGFGDDPYNVSGSGQFVENGDEWGGEKRDVIYLDYQYTDTVNDETHAVKDTLVIRNRDVEFEEFTIELTEL
- a CDS encoding family 78 glycoside hydrolase catalytic domain — encoded protein: MKNLIFLFLLSLTTLTFSKYAHAQNLQFQSLTCNYQTNPIAIDNEQPLLSWIVNADGFNREQTAYQVLVASNPEWLNENDADLWNSGKVESAQSAHLKYKGEQLNPTQKYWWKVKIWDEKGEASDWSPVNTFETGLISESNWGDAKWICLSKNTRTSEYRFRDYKTGRMEKPARVTSNPVGYFRNKITANREIKNARAYVCGLGYYELYINGEKTGDHVLDPAPSNYDKQAYYVAYDVTNQLKKGENALGLIVGNGFYGQSISWKNDPESERDMAYGTPAARLLVQLTYTDGTQAEFTTDENWKNSTGPIVFDNVYGGETYDARFEIEGWNTVAYNDSKWTKAKTISPKLNKISIQEMPPIRRLKELPPKRVFKSPITGNWIIDFGQNIAGWVQITVNEKTGQVIEIIPTEALTQSGDNIYPGTTGGGANGMPQLLKYICKGDGPETWEPKFSYHGFRYAQITGVSTKPDANTIKAVLVATDVEQKGNFVCSDPLLNKMDTISRWTIVDNLHGIPEDCPHREKCGWLGDAHAFGEYALYTYDLANFYKKYMEDIRTQMRPTKGENTNEQFNVPTMIAPGKRTSTIAKLDWGVATMYLPWYNYIYYGDSSIVTEYYKDMKELTNYYLSFKNEKGIIDNGMGDWCPPRWDRRQNPDAMECHPVVSANAYFYDVLGVMEYFAEMNDDVEFQQKMKKEKQELFDAFNSVYLENIPLVNYYWYGSQTATVMALQFGMVPEDKIASVVNGLKYNIEAVKGGHHATGIHGNRYIYTVLNKYGHADLAYQILTTPTFPSQTYVMNYGFTTWPERQFYWDEMEGLTNSLNHPMHSGFAAYFYESLGGIKSTYDKPGYKEFSVNPISPESITNTTVNIPTSYGTIHNSWEQIDSTISMRLNVPFNTKARVEISEKERLTLKINGTGWDKFQAENNTEIQNKTMLILGSGNYQIEYTSTNK